Proteins encoded together in one Maricaulis maris window:
- a CDS encoding response regulator encodes MAVDMTMPILVVDDYKTMIRIIRNLLKQIGFENVDDAADGQEAYAKMQENKYGLVISDWNMEPMTGYELLQKVRADESMKATPFIMVTAESKTENVVAAKRAGVNNYIVKPFNAGTLKSKMAAVLGDF; translated from the coding sequence ATGGCTGTCGATATGACGATGCCGATCCTGGTCGTGGACGACTACAAAACCATGATCCGCATTATTCGCAACCTGCTCAAGCAGATTGGGTTCGAAAATGTGGACGATGCCGCGGATGGCCAGGAGGCCTACGCGAAGATGCAGGAAAACAAGTACGGTCTGGTGATCTCAGACTGGAACATGGAGCCCATGACGGGCTACGAGCTCCTGCAGAAGGTTCGCGCTGACGAGAGCATGAAGGCGACGCCCTTCATCATGGTCACCGCGGAATCCAAGACCGAGAACGTGGTCGCTGCAAAGCGGGCGGGTGTAAACAACTACATCGTGAAGCCCTTCAACGCCGGAACTCTCAAATCGAAAATGGCCGCTGTTCTCGGCGACTTCTAG
- a CDS encoding MaoC family dehydratase: MSEVRGIALDELEIGRSAEAVRTVTEDDLDMFAKVSGDYNPVHMDEEFARATPFRGRIAHGALVASYISGVLGNQLPGPGAIFLGLNMRFFHPTRIGDEVRTRVEVKSVDMKSRKAVMDCTCYVGDKLTMQAEAEVMVRKRHRKTAD, from the coding sequence ATGTCCGAAGTGCGCGGCATTGCCCTCGATGAATTGGAAATAGGTCGTTCCGCAGAGGCAGTTAGAACTGTCACTGAGGACGATTTGGATATGTTCGCGAAAGTGTCCGGGGACTATAATCCGGTCCACATGGACGAAGAATTCGCCCGCGCAACGCCGTTTCGCGGCCGAATTGCGCACGGCGCTCTGGTTGCATCCTATATTTCCGGCGTGCTCGGAAACCAGCTGCCCGGACCGGGTGCGATCTTTCTCGGCCTGAACATGCGCTTCTTCCATCCGACCCGGATCGGCGACGAAGTGCGCACCCGTGTCGAGGTCAAATCTGTCGACATGAAGTCGCGCAAGGCCGTCATGGACTGCACCTGCTATGTCGGCGACAAGCTGACCATGCAAGCCGAAGCCGAGGTCATGGTTCGCAAGCGTCACCGCAAGACGGCTGACTGA
- a CDS encoding bifunctional riboflavin kinase/FAD synthetase: MKVLRGHSGLPQDSRGAVIALGNFDGVHMGHRHVIALAAGLAGELGAPLGAALFDPHPRRFFAPDAPAFRLMSERRRNHILESLGVTQLHVLPFSMVMAKMTPAAFVADVLADGLGIAGIVTGDDFRFGADRAGDTNALAQLCAERGIATAFAELHGNGADKVSSTRIRKAIHDGDMAAAATLLGTPWTVEGLVQRGDQRGRTIGFPTANLTLGDFVRPDYGVYAVRVGIDGETPSHAGVANIGKRPTVDGATELLEVHLLDWSGDLYGRTLEVEFFDHLRSERRFDGLDALKAQIATDANAARTALSRLSGPA, translated from the coding sequence ATGAAGGTTCTGCGAGGCCATAGCGGATTGCCGCAGGATAGCCGCGGGGCTGTCATTGCGCTGGGCAATTTTGACGGTGTCCATATGGGGCATCGTCACGTGATCGCGCTCGCGGCTGGCCTCGCCGGCGAACTGGGCGCTCCCCTGGGGGCGGCCCTGTTTGATCCCCATCCGCGCCGGTTCTTCGCACCGGATGCGCCGGCCTTCCGGTTGATGAGCGAGCGTCGCCGCAATCACATTCTTGAAAGCCTGGGCGTCACGCAGCTGCACGTCCTGCCGTTCTCGATGGTGATGGCGAAGATGACCCCCGCAGCCTTCGTCGCTGATGTGCTTGCCGATGGGCTGGGCATCGCCGGGATTGTCACCGGTGACGACTTCCGCTTCGGCGCGGACCGGGCCGGGGATACGAACGCGCTCGCGCAGTTGTGCGCCGAGCGTGGGATCGCGACCGCCTTCGCCGAACTGCACGGCAATGGCGCCGACAAGGTCTCATCGACCCGGATCCGCAAGGCCATCCATGATGGTGACATGGCCGCGGCCGCGACCCTGCTGGGGACACCCTGGACTGTCGAGGGGCTGGTCCAGCGCGGCGATCAACGCGGTCGCACGATCGGCTTCCCGACCGCCAATCTGACGCTGGGTGATTTCGTCCGTCCCGATTATGGCGTCTATGCCGTCCGGGTCGGGATCGATGGTGAGACCCCGTCGCACGCGGGTGTTGCCAATATCGGCAAGCGCCCGACGGTGGATGGCGCGACCGAGTTGCTCGAGGTCCACCTGCTGGACTGGTCCGGGGATCTTTACGGTCGCACGCTGGAGGTTGAGTTCTTCGATCATCTGCGCTCGGAACGGCGGTTTGACGGGCTCGATGCACTCAAGGCCCAGATCGCGACAGACGCCAATGCCGCCCGGACTGCGCTGAGCCGTCTGTCTGGACCGGCCTGA
- the ileS gene encoding isoleucine--tRNA ligase — protein MTDTPSKTGATDTARDYKDTLFLPTTEFPMRAGLPQREPEWLERWAKLDIYKQLRADSKGRKRWVLHDGPPYANGHIHIGTGMNKILKDMVVRSKQMAGFDAPYRPGWDCHGLPIEWKVEQNFRAKGRNKDDIPVKEFRAECRTYASEWVGIQSSEFQRLGVNGEWDDPYTTMAFEAESAIVREFLTFVEQGLVYCGSAPVMWSPVEKTALAEAEVEYHDKVSTTIFVRFPIRGVRKDGTAIPRSCIGAHVVIWTTTPWTIPGNRAICYSPEISYGLYKVTGVDGGEFRPWAMPGDLLVVADALWEETAKAAMIGNWERVDTIDPTGFVCSHPLAELDRYWNYPVPLLAGEHVTDDAGTGFVHTAPSHGAEDYVAWMSAPEWHDKDAPVPQMVDENGAYFPHVPVFAGLNIIRLDGKKQGQDGPANKAVMDELIVQGKLLARGRLEHSYPHSWRSKAPVIFRNTPQWFVAIDRPMKSGGTLREKALKGITETNFTPKIAENRIRSMVEQRPDWLISRQRAWGVPLTMFVEKGSTRVLNDPKVNERIIDAVAQDGADAWFERSNADFLGAEYDADAYDKVTDILDVWFDSGCTHAFALEPRADQKWPADLYLEGSDQHRGWFQSSLLESAGTRGRAPYDAVLTHGFVMAGDGRKMSKSLGNTLAPIEIGKKYGIEILRLWAAAQDFTDDLRISEEILQTSVDAYRKMRNTLRYLLGALHGYDETLEHVPHDRMPSLERFMLHRLHELDIVVREGYESYDFKKVYAALFNFCVVDLSAFYLDIRKDSLYCDRPDDNRRKACRTVMHEIFMRLTAWLAPIMPFTMEEAWLSRFPSETDSVHLRTFPKTPGDWHDGALAENWRTIRRLRRVVNGALEVERREKRIGSSLEAAPHVHVTDPSYRAALAAETTGEVDDFLAELSITSQAHLVDGAASDTAFRIDDTPDIAVVSGRADGRKCARSWKYSTEIGADKRYPDLSPRDADAVAWWDATHA, from the coding sequence ATGACGGACACGCCCTCCAAGACTGGTGCGACTGACACAGCTCGCGACTACAAAGACACGCTTTTCCTGCCGACCACCGAATTCCCGATGCGGGCCGGCCTGCCGCAGCGCGAGCCTGAATGGCTCGAGCGCTGGGCCAAGCTCGACATCTACAAGCAGCTCCGTGCCGACAGCAAAGGCCGCAAGCGCTGGGTGCTGCATGACGGGCCGCCCTATGCCAATGGGCACATCCATATCGGCACCGGCATGAACAAGATCCTCAAGGACATGGTCGTCCGCTCGAAGCAGATGGCCGGCTTTGATGCGCCCTACCGTCCGGGCTGGGACTGTCACGGGCTGCCGATCGAGTGGAAGGTCGAGCAGAACTTCCGCGCCAAGGGCCGCAACAAGGACGACATTCCGGTCAAGGAGTTCCGCGCCGAATGCCGCACCTATGCCAGCGAGTGGGTGGGCATCCAGTCGAGTGAGTTCCAGCGCCTGGGCGTCAATGGCGAGTGGGATGATCCGTACACCACAATGGCTTTCGAGGCCGAGTCGGCGATCGTCCGCGAGTTTCTCACCTTCGTTGAGCAGGGCCTGGTCTATTGTGGCTCCGCCCCGGTAATGTGGTCGCCGGTCGAGAAGACCGCACTGGCCGAGGCCGAGGTCGAGTATCACGACAAGGTGTCGACCACGATCTTCGTGCGCTTTCCGATCCGCGGCGTGCGCAAGGACGGGACTGCCATCCCGCGCTCCTGCATCGGCGCCCATGTGGTGATCTGGACCACCACGCCCTGGACCATCCCGGGCAATCGCGCGATCTGTTATTCGCCCGAGATCAGCTACGGCCTCTACAAGGTCACCGGCGTTGATGGCGGCGAGTTCCGGCCCTGGGCGATGCCCGGTGACCTCCTCGTGGTAGCGGACGCGCTGTGGGAAGAGACTGCCAAGGCGGCGATGATCGGGAATTGGGAGCGCGTCGACACGATCGATCCGACCGGTTTCGTGTGCTCGCACCCGCTCGCCGAGCTGGACCGGTACTGGAATTATCCGGTCCCGCTGCTGGCCGGTGAACATGTCACCGACGATGCCGGCACCGGCTTCGTGCACACCGCGCCCAGCCACGGTGCCGAGGACTATGTGGCCTGGATGTCGGCGCCGGAATGGCACGACAAGGACGCCCCGGTCCCGCAGATGGTCGATGAGAACGGTGCCTATTTCCCGCATGTGCCGGTCTTTGCCGGTCTCAACATCATACGTCTGGATGGCAAGAAGCAGGGCCAGGACGGGCCGGCCAACAAGGCTGTGATGGACGAGCTGATCGTGCAGGGCAAACTGCTCGCACGCGGCCGTCTCGAACACTCCTATCCGCACTCCTGGCGCTCCAAGGCGCCGGTCATCTTCCGCAACACGCCACAATGGTTCGTCGCCATCGACCGGCCGATGAAGTCGGGCGGTACGCTGCGCGAGAAGGCCCTGAAGGGGATCACCGAGACCAATTTCACGCCCAAGATCGCCGAGAACCGGATCCGCTCCATGGTCGAGCAGCGTCCCGACTGGCTGATCTCGCGTCAGCGCGCTTGGGGTGTGCCGCTGACCATGTTCGTCGAGAAGGGCAGCACCCGCGTTCTCAATGACCCGAAGGTCAATGAGCGGATCATCGACGCTGTGGCGCAGGACGGGGCCGATGCCTGGTTCGAGCGCTCCAATGCCGACTTCCTCGGCGCCGAGTATGATGCCGACGCCTATGACAAGGTCACCGACATCCTCGATGTCTGGTTCGACAGTGGCTGTACCCACGCCTTCGCGCTGGAGCCGCGCGCTGACCAGAAATGGCCGGCCGACCTCTATCTGGAAGGCTCGGACCAGCACCGTGGCTGGTTCCAGTCCTCGCTTCTGGAAAGTGCCGGGACGCGTGGTCGTGCGCCCTATGACGCCGTCCTGACGCACGGTTTCGTCATGGCGGGCGATGGCCGCAAGATGTCGAAATCACTCGGCAACACGCTTGCGCCGATCGAGATCGGCAAGAAGTACGGGATCGAGATCCTGCGTCTGTGGGCAGCCGCACAGGACTTCACCGACGATCTGCGTATCTCCGAGGAGATCCTGCAGACCTCGGTCGATGCCTATCGCAAGATGCGCAACACGCTGCGCTATCTGCTCGGCGCGCTGCACGGCTATGACGAGACGCTCGAGCATGTCCCGCATGATCGCATGCCCTCGCTCGAGCGCTTCATGCTGCATCGCCTGCACGAGCTCGATATCGTCGTGCGTGAAGGCTATGAGAGCTATGACTTCAAGAAGGTCTATGCGGCGCTGTTCAATTTCTGCGTTGTCGACCTTTCGGCCTTCTATCTCGATATCCGCAAGGACAGCCTCTATTGCGACCGGCCGGACGATAATCGTCGCAAGGCCTGCCGCACGGTGATGCACGAGATCTTCATGCGCCTGACCGCCTGGCTGGCGCCGATCATGCCCTTCACCATGGAGGAGGCCTGGCTGTCACGCTTCCCGTCCGAGACCGACAGCGTGCACCTGCGCACCTTCCCGAAAACGCCGGGCGACTGGCATGACGGGGCGCTGGCCGAGAACTGGCGGACCATCCGCCGTCTGCGCCGGGTGGTGAACGGGGCCCTCGAGGTCGAGCGTCGTGAAAAGCGGATCGGTTCGAGCCTTGAAGCCGCGCCGCATGTCCATGTCACCGACCCGTCCTATCGGGCCGCCCTGGCAGCCGAGACGACGGGTGAGGTCGATGACTTCCTGGCCGAGCTCAGCATCACCAGCCAGGCCCATCTCGTCGATGGTGCGGCCAGTGACACAGCCTTCCGGATCGATGACACGCCCGACATCGCGGTGGTGTCCGGCCGGGCCGATGGCCGCAAATGTGCGCGCTCGTGGAAATACTCGACCGAGATCGGCGCCGACAAGCGCTATCCCGATCTGAGCCCGCGCGATGCCGATGCGGTCGCCTGGTGGGACGCGACGCATGCCTGA
- the lspA gene encoding signal peptidase II, whose amino-acid sequence MPDWATDIRRRFAASPVPALGLGLAAIILVLDQLTKWWVLAGLNFSPPGCLDYQRAEGAERLALPNTCGHIEVSPVFDLTMVWNKGVSFGLLGADGPVGRTILIAFSVLVAAGLIAGLLNRGPIRATRRLQGVAFGFIIGGALGNAIDRGLYGAVVDFLNFSDVYFPYVFNVADVGINLGVVAIVLDVFLNDRKPAAGT is encoded by the coding sequence ATGCCTGATTGGGCCACGGATATCCGGCGGCGCTTCGCCGCGTCGCCGGTGCCGGCGCTCGGCCTCGGTCTTGCGGCGATCATCCTGGTCCTCGACCAGCTGACCAAATGGTGGGTGCTGGCCGGACTCAATTTCTCACCGCCCGGGTGCCTCGACTATCAGCGTGCCGAGGGCGCCGAGCGCCTGGCCCTGCCCAATACCTGCGGTCATATCGAGGTCTCGCCGGTCTTCGATCTGACCATGGTCTGGAACAAGGGGGTCAGTTTTGGCCTTCTGGGCGCTGACGGGCCGGTCGGACGGACGATTCTGATCGCCTTCTCGGTTCTGGTCGCCGCCGGTCTGATCGCCGGACTGCTCAATCGCGGCCCGATCCGGGCCACCCGTCGCCTGCAGGGGGTGGCTTTCGGTTTCATCATTGGCGGCGCGCTGGGCAATGCGATTGATCGCGGCCTCTATGGCGCAGTCGTTGATTTCCTCAATTTTTCTGACGTTTACTTCCCTTACGTCTTTAACGTCGCGGATGTCGGCATCAATCTGGGCGTGGTGGCCATCGTGCTCGATGTCTTCCTCAATGACCGCAAGCCCGCCGCCGGCACCTAG
- a CDS encoding DUF3035 domain-containing protein, with product MRTALLVASTAAIALSGCSNVSRALGAERSTPDEFRTVTIAPLSVPPEYNLRPPRPGEPRPEEIYPDQQARAALLGAQGEFEGSDAEALLVARAGGGSADPFIRSIIDGEMASVVRKNRSFADQVLFWRDGAYRPQGDATPLDSEAEALAQERIQNVTGGGDVEIERDRRLLPKLPGL from the coding sequence ATGCGTACTGCTCTACTTGTCGCCTCAACCGCGGCTATCGCCCTGTCCGGCTGCAGCAATGTCTCGCGCGCTCTTGGCGCCGAGCGGTCGACGCCGGACGAGTTCCGTACGGTCACAATCGCGCCGCTCTCGGTTCCGCCGGAATACAATCTGCGTCCGCCGCGTCCCGGCGAGCCGCGCCCGGAAGAAATCTACCCGGACCAGCAAGCCCGTGCCGCCCTCTTGGGCGCCCAGGGTGAGTTCGAAGGGTCTGACGCGGAAGCCCTTCTCGTCGCCCGCGCCGGTGGTGGGTCGGCCGACCCCTTCATCCGCTCGATCATCGATGGCGAGATGGCCAGCGTTGTTCGCAAGAATCGCAGCTTTGCCGACCAGGTCCTGTTCTGGCGTGATGGCGCCTATCGTCCGCAAGGCGATGCCACCCCGCTCGATTCGGAAGCCGAGGCCCTGGCCCAGGAGCGCATCCAGAACGTCACCGGTGGTGGCGATGTGGAAATCGAGCGTGATCGTCGTCTCCTGCCCAAGCTGCCGGGTCTTTAG
- the mutL gene encoding DNA mismatch repair endonuclease MutL, whose amino-acid sequence MTQPIIRRLPPETVNRIAAGEVVERPASVVKELAENALDAGARRIDITAEGGGLVRLLIEDDGKGMSPEELELCIERHATSKLPIGEDGQDDLLNISTMGFRGEALPSIGSIARLSITTQAKGAGDAWAILVEGGKTNGIAPAAPLGRGGTRIEVRDLFYATPARLKFLKSERSENLGITDVVKRMAMSRPDVGFFLTLDGRKRMSVAAERGEGADARIARMSAILGSDFGENALEVDQTRDGVRIFGFASLPTYSRGSSMHQYLFVNGRPVRDKLLGGAVRGAYQDFLARDRHPVVALNIELPTGQVDVNVHPAKAEVRFRDAGGVRGLIVGSLRHALAGAGHRASTTVAGYALGRVRPEGYQAPTPPPGGYQSHTASLAAWGGPRPPSEPVQDRVFDPGMSARVEPDQTRYGAGFGESPAQGFAPDQQASAPPPPDWPLGVARAQLHETYVVAQTADGIVIVDQHAAHERLVYERMKKMIAETGVQRQRLLVPEIVNLDEAEARRLLDRTGELEELGLVIEAFGQGAIAVRETPSLLRKLDVQGLIRDLADDLAEYDQALSLKEKLEDVVGTMACHGSVRSGRRLTGEEMNALLREMEATPHSGQCNHGRPTYVELKLSDIERLFGRR is encoded by the coding sequence ATGACCCAACCCATCATCCGACGTCTTCCCCCGGAAACGGTGAACCGTATAGCTGCCGGCGAAGTCGTCGAGCGGCCGGCCTCTGTCGTCAAGGAACTGGCCGAGAATGCGCTCGACGCCGGGGCTCGCCGGATCGATATCACCGCCGAGGGCGGCGGCCTGGTCCGTCTCCTGATCGAGGATGATGGCAAGGGGATGAGCCCGGAAGAGCTCGAGCTTTGTATCGAGCGCCACGCCACCTCGAAACTGCCGATCGGCGAGGACGGGCAGGACGATCTCCTGAACATCTCCACCATGGGCTTTCGTGGCGAGGCCTTGCCCTCGATCGGCTCGATCGCGCGCCTGTCCATCACCACGCAGGCGAAGGGGGCCGGTGATGCCTGGGCGATCCTGGTCGAGGGCGGCAAGACGAATGGCATCGCACCGGCCGCGCCGCTGGGCCGCGGCGGCACGCGGATCGAGGTGCGTGACCTGTTCTATGCGACCCCGGCCCGCCTGAAATTCCTCAAGTCCGAGCGCTCGGAAAATCTCGGCATCACCGATGTCGTCAAGCGCATGGCCATGTCGCGCCCCGATGTCGGTTTCTTTCTCACCCTGGACGGCCGCAAGCGCATGTCGGTGGCGGCCGAGCGTGGCGAGGGGGCCGACGCCCGCATCGCTCGCATGTCCGCCATCCTGGGTTCGGACTTCGGCGAGAATGCCCTTGAGGTCGACCAGACCCGCGACGGTGTCCGCATTTTCGGCTTTGCCAGCCTGCCGACCTATTCGCGCGGCTCGTCCATGCACCAGTATCTCTTCGTCAATGGCCGCCCGGTCCGCGACAAGCTGCTGGGCGGCGCGGTGCGCGGTGCCTATCAGGACTTTCTCGCCCGTGACCGCCACCCGGTGGTGGCGCTCAATATCGAGCTGCCGACCGGTCAGGTTGACGTCAATGTCCACCCGGCCAAGGCTGAGGTGCGCTTTCGTGACGCCGGCGGTGTGCGCGGGTTGATCGTCGGCTCGCTGCGCCATGCGCTGGCCGGCGCCGGGCACCGCGCCTCGACCACGGTCGCCGGCTATGCACTCGGCCGCGTGCGGCCCGAGGGCTACCAGGCGCCGACCCCACCGCCCGGCGGCTATCAGTCCCACACCGCCAGCCTCGCCGCCTGGGGGGGCCCGAGGCCGCCGTCCGAACCGGTCCAGGACCGGGTCTTCGATCCCGGCATGTCGGCCCGCGTGGAACCGGATCAGACCCGCTACGGGGCAGGCTTTGGTGAGAGCCCGGCCCAGGGCTTTGCGCCGGACCAGCAAGCCTCGGCCCCACCGCCGCCGGACTGGCCGCTCGGGGTCGCCCGGGCCCAGCTGCACGAGACCTATGTCGTCGCCCAGACAGCCGACGGGATCGTGATCGTCGACCAGCACGCCGCCCACGAACGCCTCGTCTATGAGCGCATGAAAAAGATGATCGCCGAGACCGGGGTCCAGCGTCAGCGCCTTCTGGTGCCGGAGATCGTCAATCTCGACGAGGCCGAGGCCCGTCGCCTGCTCGACCGGACCGGTGAGCTTGAAGAGCTCGGCCTGGTGATCGAGGCCTTCGGACAGGGCGCCATCGCGGTGCGCGAGACGCCGTCCCTGCTCAGGAAGCTCGATGTGCAGGGCCTGATACGCGATCTCGCCGATGATCTCGCCGAGTATGACCAGGCGCTGTCACTGAAGGAAAAGCTGGAAGATGTCGTCGGCACCATGGCCTGCCACGGCTCGGTCCGCTCCGGCCGCCGACTCACCGGCGAGGAAATGAATGCCCTGTTGCGCGAGATGGAAGCCACCCCGCATTCCGGCCAGTGCAATCACGGCCGCCCCACCTATGTGGAGCTGAAACTGAGCGATATCGAGCGGCTGTTCGGGCGGCGCTAG
- a CDS encoding thiamine pyrophosphate-dependent enzyme translates to MRVADLVLDILAAHGVRQVYGVPGDAINDFTFALQNRDDMEFVMVRHEEAGAFMASAQAKLTGRMTACMGTSGPGAIHLLNGLYDAKMDHAPVIAITGQAATRFVGTEYHQEVALERLFSDVAEYTRTIMTPDQLPEVMLEACRAALAGPGVGHIAVPTDISGRSVSTSRTTYNMQASNASSMPCPEAMEAAVKVIDGSSKVAILAGIGCAGAREELLALSHHLGAPIIRSLRSKDVIDEDIEACIGGLGLLGSAPGSAAMAQCDCLIMAGTDFPYVDFFPDDAKIIQIENAPARMGRRAAVDAPLPGHCKPALKALLTGTEAKSSRKFYDQMQAEKASWNRDQDKRRASDAKPIAPERVMSEINRAAPDNTVYTIDTGTSTAWAARHLIVGPDQRFTLSGALASMAFAPSGAIGAKFAYPDRPVCAISGDGGFAMLMSGFVTAIRYDKPVVNVVLNNGKLGFIAMEQEAKGLPEHSVALDNPDFVAFARACGGHGIRVEDPADLADALKDAFAHPKASVVEVMVDPQALIMPPKISAEQAVKFGIAKAREFLG, encoded by the coding sequence ATGCGCGTGGCCGACCTGGTTTTGGACATCCTGGCTGCCCATGGCGTGCGGCAGGTTTACGGCGTCCCCGGCGACGCCATCAATGACTTCACCTTCGCCCTGCAGAACCGCGACGACATGGAATTCGTCATGGTCCGACACGAGGAGGCCGGCGCCTTCATGGCCTCGGCCCAAGCCAAGCTAACCGGACGCATGACCGCCTGCATGGGCACGTCCGGCCCCGGTGCGATCCACCTGTTGAACGGACTCTACGACGCCAAAATGGATCATGCCCCGGTGATCGCCATTACCGGCCAGGCCGCGACCCGGTTTGTCGGCACCGAATATCACCAGGAAGTCGCGCTCGAACGCCTTTTCTCCGATGTCGCGGAGTATACCCGCACCATCATGACGCCGGACCAGTTGCCCGAGGTCATGCTGGAAGCCTGCCGTGCGGCACTGGCCGGCCCCGGCGTCGGGCACATCGCCGTGCCGACCGATATATCCGGACGCAGCGTGTCCACCAGCCGGACCACCTATAACATGCAGGCCTCGAACGCCTCGTCCATGCCCTGCCCGGAGGCGATGGAGGCCGCGGTCAAGGTGATCGACGGGTCCAGCAAGGTCGCCATCCTGGCCGGGATCGGTTGTGCCGGTGCGCGCGAGGAATTGCTCGCCCTGTCCCACCACCTCGGAGCGCCGATCATCCGCTCGCTGCGGTCGAAGGACGTGATCGACGAGGATATCGAGGCCTGTATCGGCGGGCTCGGCCTGCTCGGCTCGGCACCTGGCAGCGCCGCCATGGCGCAGTGCGACTGCCTCATCATGGCCGGGACAGACTTTCCCTATGTCGACTTCTTCCCTGACGATGCCAAGATCATCCAGATCGAGAACGCCCCCGCCCGCATGGGTCGACGCGCTGCGGTCGATGCGCCCTTGCCGGGCCATTGCAAGCCGGCCCTGAAGGCATTGCTGACCGGCACCGAGGCCAAATCATCGCGCAAATTCTACGACCAGATGCAGGCGGAAAAGGCGAGCTGGAACCGCGACCAGGACAAGCGGCGCGCGTCGGATGCCAAGCCAATCGCCCCGGAACGGGTGATGAGCGAGATCAATCGCGCGGCACCGGACAACACGGTCTACACCATCGACACCGGCACCTCGACCGCCTGGGCCGCGCGCCACCTGATCGTCGGGCCTGACCAGCGCTTCACCCTGTCCGGCGCCCTGGCCAGCATGGCCTTTGCCCCGTCCGGCGCGATCGGTGCCAAATTCGCCTATCCCGACCGCCCGGTCTGCGCGATTTCCGGCGATGGCGGCTTCGCCATGCTGATGTCGGGTTTCGTCACCGCCATCCGCTATGACAAGCCGGTCGTCAATGTTGTGCTGAACAATGGCAAGCTCGGCTTCATCGCCATGGAACAGGAAGCCAAGGGCCTGCCCGAGCATTCCGTGGCGCTGGATAATCCCGACTTCGTGGCCTTCGCACGGGCCTGCGGCGGCCACGGCATCCGTGTCGAAGACCCGGCCGACCTCGCCGACGCTTTGAAAGACGCCTTCGCGCATCCCAAGGCAAGTGTGGTGGAGGTCATGGTCGACCCGCAGGCCCTGATCATGCCGCCCAAGATCTCTGCCGAACAGGCCGTGAAATTCGGCATAGCCAAGGCGCGGGAATTTCTGGGCTGA
- the rsmD gene encoding 16S rRNA (guanine(966)-N(2))-methyltransferase RsmD — protein MRIVGGKYRNRAIVAPKGKSTRPTSDRARENMFNVIEHADWCPPIKGARVADIYAGSGALGLEAMSRGAAFCLFIEMAAEARGAIRDNIDVLQLFGHTRLHRRDATQLGDKPSNLGDPFTLVFLDPPYGFGLGPKTLSKLLEGNWVSEDAVAVLEVGADEEPVTPGWVRQVVKEYGAAKVLFLTRDHPGMTSPD, from the coding sequence ATGCGCATTGTCGGCGGCAAGTATCGCAATCGCGCCATCGTCGCCCCGAAGGGCAAATCGACCCGTCCGACCTCGGACCGGGCCCGCGAGAACATGTTCAATGTGATCGAGCATGCCGACTGGTGTCCGCCGATCAAAGGCGCCCGGGTCGCCGACATCTATGCCGGCTCCGGCGCGCTCGGTCTGGAAGCGATGTCGCGCGGCGCCGCCTTCTGCCTCTTCATCGAGATGGCCGCCGAGGCCCGCGGCGCGATCCGCGACAATATCGATGTCCTGCAACTGTTCGGACATACCCGCCTGCACCGGCGCGACGCCACCCAGCTGGGCGACAAGCCATCCAATCTCGGCGACCCCTTCACCCTGGTCTTCCTCGACCCGCCCTACGGCTTCGGCCTCGGCCCCAAGACGCTGAGCAAGCTGCTCGAAGGCAACTGGGTCAGCGAGGACGCAGTGGCCGTGCTGGAAGTCGGCGCCGATGAAGAGCCGGTCACGCCGGGCTGGGTCCGTCAGGTTGTCAAGGAATATGGTGCGGCCAAGGTCTTGTTCCTGACGCGCGACCATCCCGGAATGACCAGCCCCGACTGA